atttgtttgttaatgtatataacCTGTACTGTATGGATaaattgatttgccagtttgactgatctctttggtgtgggagacatgtgattgtactgagcatatccagactcaagactccattttaTTTGTGAGTATGCTTTTtgactttggactatggactattgattaagaatgatgccctgtattctcaacacagagaaactacatctCATCTATAGATGAACTTTAATAAGAATAGAGTGCCTCTATGTGGAATTAATATAAGATGcttatgagtaaacaagatatgtcactttttaaaagaaaactttattttttGTCTATGAgtgaatatttttaaagtaagagatttcaagggagagtatatgtttgGGGCAACTGCAACTGTTGTTTCAACTTCAatttcaaagaaacattttcaaaactctgctagataagtatatgttttttgtgcagtggcatctctttgtccctggcagttcaaagacagggtttatcagtttaacagctgagctacctgtgcgccattacatgaatgtttgtgaacattactttttcaaaggactgacttctaacaaggtcatgcctttccttgactagtggttttcaaaatgtGGTCTCCAGATGATCACGGAGATTCACATAtgccaaaaggatatgacatcagtttttctttttaaaaaaggttatgAAAGCCATTTTTTCAAAACACATGAAAGAGTTATATTAATATCTGACAAATCTGCTCCTTTTTCCATTTCCCTCTACCCCTTGGTACACCTGTGGCCTTAACTTTAACTTCTTATTTGTTGTAATGTCTAAAGCCTTTTTCAAATCCTTAACAGATTAACCAGTCCACAATCACTTAATATAAGATTTTGTTAATAGTCTGGGGTTCCAAAGAGACTGTAATGTCAATGAGGAAAGACTCCTCTTGCATTTCTCCTGTACATTGTATCTTCCAGTTTGATGAGAACTTGCTAGAGCTGGTTATTTTCTGTCTTCCAACCTTACAAAACATGCTTATAGAACTCAAAAAAATGGTTACACATTCCCTGCATGCTGCAATTGGAGTAATAACATTACAAGTCACTGTAACACTTCACTAAGAAGGAACAGTCACTCCTCTGCTTGTCAGTGATTAAGTCACTACTATGTGTTTTGCTCAAATCCAATTCATGATAACCCAATGTTCGGAAATGCATCATTGTGCATTTGTTTACAATTGAAGAGAATTTGTAACTATCACCGTTTAATATCACATTTGAGATGCTACACAGTACCATCTCATTGCCTGTTCTGTATATATCTTTTACAGTACATAAACAACTTTTAAAGATACATATGGCAGGAGCTGAATTCGGGCCCAATTACAATAAATCCAGCTGTCCAGTTGAACAGATACCTCCTGGTCTAAAGAGAGCCACAAACATAGGGATTAAGGCTGTGTTCAGGAGGAATCAGATGTTTGCATTAGGATATAGCTGTAAAATTGCCTTTCAGTATTAAAACGTTCAACATCTTCTGCACAGTATGTGATACAACAGAATTAGCCACCATATTCCCTAAagcagccatggctgttaaaaattgtgggagttgaagtccaaaacatctggagggagggatgaagtttgcccatgcctgccctaaaggGTCATACCTGCTTCTTCAACTCTTCCGTCTCTCTTCCAGGCCAAAGTATCTGAGGAGACCAAGTCTTGATACCAGATGCCGAATAGGCCACTGGGCAGGTTCCTTTCAGTATTTCACTATTAACCTACACGAGATGAAGACACCAAGAAACAAGGCTTGTCAAAAATACATGAGCTGGGAACCCATGAGTACTGctactaattaaaaaaaaacttgtccCGCTAGACCTGTTTGGTTGGAGAAGTCTTACTTTTTTAAACTCTATGATATAATCCACATCCTTTCTCCACTGCTCTTGTTCTTGATCTTGCAGTTCTGCAGGAAGGTCATGGTGTCCTACAAGAAGAAAATCTTCACCTTCTGCATTTACGGAGGTTTTCTTGCAAGATTCTGGCAACTAAGACAGATACAGGTATTATTTCCAAAGTCTGTGTATTGCAGGAGCTTGTTTGATGAGACACATGTGTAAGTACGTAAATGGTTTCAAGAATGTGTCAAAATAGAATGTATATATATGCTAACTAAATACAAATACAAGGTAACAGGAGACAGGACTTGAATCTTGCCTCTGTTTTGGGATGTAGCTTGACAACAGATCcatgtcaaaaaaaaaaggtaaaggtttccctttgacattaagtctagtcatgtctgactctggggggtgatgctcatctccatttctaagccgaagagccgccgttgtctgtagactcctcGAAGgtcacacagaccaatgttatctcttcctcaggaggcttttctttatagcaaaataatatggttgcactatttataagaacaaggtttccatgacacaaataaagttcaactttCACACTGGAActtcacacacaaggccttctcataccgaggcctacctcacacagaggccttCCTCCTACCgagaccttctcatactgagggctctctcagacgaCACCTCTCACATcgtgaggcgaactaacactgaagccGTCTCATACTAAGgcttactaacacactgaggcccttttcccacagagacctctcacagactgagggtgaACTAACACTGTCAAGTCACCTCCAAAAGTTAAAAAATCCCAAAGAAGTGAAAAAAGTCATAAGGAACTGTGGGGAGCTAAACCCTTCAGCAGATAATACCTGATCTTCTCAAGTATGCAACAAATTCAAAACTAATAGACTAGAAGATTAGAAGCACCactattggattttttaaaaaagctgctgGATAGGGAAAACAAGCATTGAAAACTTCAGGGTTCTTTTTGTCATATGGTGTCTTAAATCTATTCTATCCAGGTTGCACCATAGCACTGCAACCTCCAACTGCAACAGTTATAATAAGAAGGGTGAGTTCACATTCTTACTTTCACCTGACTACAAGTTGTATAACAGTAGATTATTGTGAGATAATACTCTCATCGCTTCAAGCAATCGTCTAATAGGGAGAGATAAGGCAACACACATTATTTGGAATAATTTAAATGGGCTATATTGTCAAACTTCAAATACACCTGATGGGAAGAGGTAAAATCCTCCCATCTTGTGCTCTGGGCTTTTGAACATTTGCTATATTTTTAAGgacatgtgtttttaaaaactattggCCTGAAATGCATTGCAGATGTTATATATTTTGGTCAAAATATAATGTAATCCAGTGGTGCCCTTGGTTCCTCTCTGTCCCCTCtctgtctcagccttctctgttgATTTCCTGTTTCTTAGGCCtgaatccacgacatacgagtgtggagaagagcaaaccactgaccacctgctgcaatacaacctgagccctgccacatgcacagaggcactccaagtggccagatactggccaaaggacatttaatcaactaccaagcttgcaaactttgtgttttgtctgtttgtttgttttgttaaaaatgtaatacaaatgtctggttgctcctgacacgataaataaataaataggcctgAACTATATTGTTAATCTTGACTGGTTTAGAACCACTAACTCAATGAGATTTACCTTTCTGTTGACTCATTATCCAACCAATGATTCAATAAGTTCCTACTCAAGTTGGAATTAACTAATAAAATTCCACCCATTATTTACTACAATTATTTACAGTTCAGCATTGAGGGCAAGTGTTCTTTCAAGGTAAACTTTATTTcactttaaataataaataaaataaataaaaatacttgaATAAAACCCAATGTTTTTAATACAAGAAAGGCAGACTATCCAACCACAGCAGGCATCTGAGAGATCAAAGTCAAATGAAGAAGATTGTCTTTTATCATCACCTCTTTATCTGGACAGCTCTCCCAAggtcctcctggaagttctggaGGAATAGCATCTGATGCAGCTTTTCGTGAAGCAAGTTTGTGACGGATAGTCTGCTGCACAGTCTTTGTAACCTgtggaaaaatatataaaacgaCAGAGAGAACTTACAGagggacttcacaacctctgaggatgcttgccatagatgtaggcaaaacgtcaggagagaatgcttctagaacatggccacatagcccgaaaaacccacaacaacccagagagaacttaatttttaaaatgggatGATGCTTGCTTGCTCATCTGTTTCGGAGAAACAAGTAGGAAACATTCATACTGAATATTTTGTTTTGTGGAAAGTCAAAGAAGACAATGCTACAATTGATATTAATCtgcatttaaaaattaaattaaatgcttTTGCAATTTCCCACTTGCATTATTTGCTGACGTGATGTGCCAAGATGAATTGGCCAAATTTACATAGGGATATGGCCTCCTTcaagagggaaaaaagaacttGCCATCAGGAAAACTCTACTAAGAGAATTGCTCATGAGTTTCCAGGAAACTGTTCCATTATTGCCTTGGTTGATGCTAAAGATGTCATATATGATTTGAAGTACCGTAATTAAAGTCAAAATGTTTTCTTTAATATATAGAAATCAAAAGTATTTGCTAATGCCAGGAGTAGCTGACAAATTTGTCTTGGTTCCATTAACATGCCATGCTTGGTGAGTCTTATCATacaatacaccccccccccaacagaatAGCTAAGCAATGGCAATATAAATTCAGCCTATTTCCTCTAGAAtttttatgttaatgttttataTCATTACCCTAAAACCGCAAAAGCCAAATCCGATGCAACCACTTCTATTCCAGGGAAGTATAATGTTGCTGAGAATTAAGAATAAATCAAAAGCATACATTGCTGAGAGAAATACTCACAGTTTTGGCTTGTGGTTTTTCTCCCTGTTCTACCATGAATCTAGCTCCTTCCACAGAGGAGATTCTACTACCAGACCTGCAGATGGTAGAATCGGGGCTGCTTCTGTATAAACATGTGTTTTTCTTAGGGGTCAAATGTAATGCAGAATCTGAAAATCCTATCACCACAGAACCTTCTTTTAGAGcctgcaaaaaaagaagaagggggcaATAAGGATAGATACACCACGCTTTGCTCAACACAAGAAAGAAAAGTTATTTTAATGATTTTGGTCACAATGAAGTAAATTTTTAAAGCAAACTttcctttaagaaatggggcagcTTGCCCAATTAGCTAAAATAACTTCTTATTTACAATGAATTTCTGATTCTGATAGCAAattgtttttttgaaaaaagtgaGATGGGAAAAGAGAAGTTAGTCTGAGAAATGTTTATCAGGCTGTAGTGAAGATGTTCTCACAAGGCTCTAATGGAAAGCTTTGCATTGGAGGTTGAAAAGTGTAACAAGTAGAGAGGGCCAGCATTATATTTCTAAATGGTGGAaccaaatattcagaaacattgcCTTACTGCTTCATAGGACTTCTGCAGCTGCTGCTTTCTCCGCATTTTAACACATTGGTTCACCCTGCGTTTCACTTCTTCCTGAAAACGTTTTAGCATccactctttttctttttgttgctcCTTGTATTCTTCTTCAACTTGAGCTGCTATAGACTAAAAAAAGTGTACATTTTGTTTTAGGGCATTGAATTGTTCCTGTATGTAAAGTCagcttgagtcccctctgggatgagaaaggtggggtagaaatgtcgcaaataaatttGCTagcgagtacaattcaaagtgctggctttagcccataaagccctaatcgattccagcccagcttacctgtccgaacgtatctcatcctatgaaccatctaggagcttaagatcgtctggggaggccctgctctcgatcccgcctgcctcgtaAGTGTGACTGacagagacgaaggacagggccttcccagtggtggccccccggctatggaactccctccccagggatattatatcgcccccctccctcctcactttccgaaaaaagtaaagacctggctctttgagcaagcttttgagaatgcagtggaatcaataacacagaactatgaatgatgaacatggaatggccagatgatgttactggataaatatgcaaataaataaataaataaataataaaagaccCCACTGCTCAGGCTAGAAGGGGTAGACTACAATGCATCTGTTAACCACTGGCCACTTTCAGGTCGAAAAgggctggcatcccccccccccccccccaaccgtgCAAGAAATCAGGactgtatttgtgccatattattAACATGTGCTTCAGTACATTAGTGCAGTACAGCAAACCCCTTTTCCCCCACCCAGGCTTaaaagaaggcaatgacaaattccctctgaacaaatgtgATAGGTTTGTCTTCAGGTTCCCGTAAGGAAAATGCAGGCAACAACAAtgggcttctttccttcctgaaaACTCACGACAGACTGGCAGCTGATGCCTTGTGGACTAACACTAACCCAGGGATTGCACAGAGACACCAGCCAGTGGATGAGACTGAGTAAACTTGATGGCTCTGCAGGAAAAAACCCCGAAGTTGATGTATGACTAAAGTTTTGTAGAGAGTAGAAACATTCTCTTCTTAGTACTTACAAAAGCTGGACTCTCCTCCTGCTCTGCATCGTCTTGGGTACTCTCCACCCAAGCTCCTACAGGTGTTACCTGCTGGTTCCTCTCTGCCAACACATTCCAGTTTACTAATGCTGACTGCGGTCTCCTTTTCACCTTAGCTGTTCTCTGCAGCTCCTTCTTGGGTGGTAACATCTCTGCAACAGGCAAGGTTCTGGAAGGAGCCTCTGCTGAACTACAGGAAAAGACAAGAAGCAGCAGACACAACcttttatttctgcttcatttAGCAGAGGAATACAGGGAGATGTTCACTGAACAGATATGAccttggccccatctacagtgccatataatccagtttctgaatttagattatctgctttgaactggattatatggcagtgtggatccagccatTGACCATTATTCTGCTGCTTACATCACTGAGGCATATACCTTCTCCATGGATATGTATCTGATGCCTTGGTATGAGTGACCGGAACTgcctatacatatatatttaaatctgccacctctttcctccctttaaaCATCAATCTCTCATCATTCCACATTTTCCCCTAAATTTAGTTATATAATTAGTTGTGGATGCCAATTCCATACAGCTAAACTACAGGGGATTCCTCTCTAGTAACTCAAATTTTAAACAGgtggaaaaagaaagatggaTGACCAAATCCATTGGCATTTTGCCTTTAACTGTCTTGTGCCAGCCATTTCACCTGGTGGAAAAAGAGAGCAAAAGGGCAACTTAGTGTTCTTGTTTCATGGCCATTTTCATTTGACATAGAAACTGCACCTGTCCCAAAAGGCAAAGATAACAACAAAagaagattgggttgctgtgagttttccaggctgtatggccatgttccagaagcattctct
This portion of the Anolis sagrei isolate rAnoSag1 chromosome 7, rAnoSag1.mat, whole genome shotgun sequence genome encodes:
- the CCDC15 gene encoding coiled-coil domain-containing protein 15, which encodes MLPPKKELQRTAKVKRRPQSALVNWNVLAERNQQVTPVGAWVESTQDDAEQEESPAFSIAAQVEEEYKEQQKEKEWMLKRFQEEVKRRVNQCVKMRRKQQLQKSYEAALKEGSVVIGFSDSALHLTPKKNTCLYRSSPDSTICRSGSRISSVEGARFMVEQGEKPQAKTVTKTVQQTIRHKLASRKAASDAIPPELPGGPWESCPDKELPESCKKTSVNAEGEDFLLVGHHDLPAELQDQEQEQWRKDVDYIIEFKKVNSEILKGTCPVAYSASGIKTWSPQILWPGRETEELKKQRQSQYLRYRRLFMDIEREQVKEQQRQKECQRKMEKIKREKEQQRHREEQKIMEKQQAKELATQEMLSQGDASSREKACKKLEQLKLEDTEERKGIMEKQRRNKEYARYAEALRAQMREKIEMYNINLPPLCFCGSDFWDSHPDSCANNCVFYKNHKAYAQALQSVISSCNVLDGGSNTRLAVHTFATVYARSKNL